In Ignavibacteriales bacterium, the following proteins share a genomic window:
- a CDS encoding ATP-binding cassette domain-containing protein, which produces MAITVRNLTKYYGQEPAIDDISFDVKTGEILGFLGPNGAGKTTTMKIITCYMPPTSGTVDVDGYSIADHSLEVRRKIGYLPELNPLYLDMNVVAYLEYAAQLHGLDKGRTRQQLAHMVEVCGLKDVRHKDIGELSKGYRQRVGLAQAMIHEPEVLILDEPTSGLDPNQIVEIRNLIKQLGRAKTVILSTHILSEVQATCDRVIIVNEGSIVADGTPSELREKFHGSESVMIEIKAAVADPMAELLPKLKSIEGVESVEYSGGADNLHRFSVGVAKGNDVREELFRQAVAQQWVLLEMSRKGTSLEEVFHKLTQTEDVRRET; this is translated from the coding sequence ATGGCAATTACAGTTCGCAATCTTACGAAGTACTATGGTCAAGAGCCGGCCATCGACGATATCTCGTTCGATGTGAAGACAGGCGAAATCCTCGGATTCCTCGGTCCGAACGGGGCGGGGAAAACGACGACGATGAAGATCATCACCTGCTACATGCCGCCAACGTCCGGCACGGTGGACGTCGATGGCTATTCGATAGCGGACCATTCGCTCGAGGTGAGGCGGAAGATCGGCTATCTGCCTGAATTGAACCCGTTGTACCTGGACATGAACGTGGTGGCGTATCTCGAGTATGCTGCGCAACTGCACGGTCTTGACAAGGGAAGGACGCGGCAGCAGCTCGCACATATGGTCGAGGTGTGCGGATTGAAAGACGTCCGTCACAAAGACATCGGTGAACTCTCGAAAGGATACCGGCAGCGTGTGGGTCTTGCACAGGCGATGATCCATGAACCGGAGGTGTTAATTCTGGATGAACCGACCAGCGGACTCGATCCCAACCAGATCGTCGAGATCCGTAATCTCATCAAGCAACTGGGGCGGGCAAAGACAGTCATTCTCTCGACACATATTCTCTCTGAGGTGCAGGCAACGTGCGATCGTGTCATCATCGTGAATGAGGGGTCGATCGTCGCGGACGGGACGCCGTCGGAGCTTAGGGAAAAATTCCACGGTTCCGAATCCGTGATGATCGAAATCAAGGCGGCGGTGGCCGATCCGATGGCTGAGTTGCTTCCGAAACTGAAATCGATCGAAGGTGTAGAGTCTGTTGAATACAGCGGTGGCGCAGACAACCTGCATCGGTTCTCCGTTGGGGTCGCCAAGGGGAACGACGTGCGCGAAGAGTTGTTCAGACAGGCGGTCGCCCAGCAGTGGGTGTTGCTGGAGATGTCGCGAAAAGGGACGAGCCTGGAAGAAGTGTTCCATAAGCTGACACAAACAGAAGACGTAAGGCGGGAGACGTGA
- a CDS encoding ABC transporter permease subunit: protein MTKTELQTSWRNTRTIFRRELQSYFNSAIAYVVLVVFLAIIGWFHTSNLFLANVATLRLMFELVPLIFLFVVPAITMKLISEEKKSGTIELLTTKPLHDSEIVLGKFLAAWALIGVALLLTLVYYLTITSIGNIDNGPVIGGYFGLLLTAGVYVAIGLFASSLTENQVIAFIIGFVFVFALFMLDKILIYVPASLAGSIEFLGIDYHFSNMARGVIDSRDLIYFISLLGFMLYLTVLSLGRRRW, encoded by the coding sequence ATGACCAAAACCGAACTCCAGACTTCGTGGCGCAACACGCGAACGATTTTTCGACGCGAGCTGCAGTCATACTTTAATTCAGCGATCGCGTACGTGGTTCTTGTTGTGTTTCTTGCAATCATCGGCTGGTTTCACACAAGCAATCTCTTTCTGGCCAACGTCGCCACGCTCCGACTGATGTTTGAGCTTGTGCCCCTGATATTTCTGTTCGTCGTACCTGCAATCACGATGAAATTGATCTCAGAAGAGAAGAAGAGCGGGACGATTGAGCTGCTGACCACCAAGCCGCTGCATGATTCGGAGATAGTCCTCGGAAAGTTTCTTGCCGCGTGGGCCCTTATCGGCGTGGCGCTTCTCCTGACACTCGTCTACTACCTGACCATAACGTCGATCGGCAACATCGACAACGGACCCGTGATCGGTGGGTACTTCGGACTTCTGCTGACGGCCGGAGTCTATGTCGCGATTGGCCTGTTTGCATCGAGCCTCACGGAGAATCAGGTGATTGCATTTATTATCGGCTTCGTGTTTGTGTTCGCTCTCTTCATGCTTGACAAGATTCTCATCTATGTTCCAGCGTCACTTGCCGGCAGCATCGAGTTTCTGGGTATCGATTATCATTTTTCGAATATGGCCCGTGGTGTGATCGATTCGAGGGATCTCATCTATTTCATATCGCTGCTCGGGTTCATGCTGTATCTGACGGTTCTCTCGCTCGGCCGGCGGCGGTGGTAA